One segment of Triticum aestivum cultivar Chinese Spring chromosome 2A, IWGSC CS RefSeq v2.1, whole genome shotgun sequence DNA contains the following:
- the LOC100136981 gene encoding 14 kDa proline-rich protein DC2.15, with product MAGKASIALFLAVNLVVFSVASACGGNCPTPSTPTPTPAAFGRCPRDAVKIGLCVNALNLVKAELGAPPTLPCCPLVKGLVDLEAALCLCTVLKANVLNIVKLNLPIDLSVILNDCGKKVPTGFQC from the coding sequence ATGGCAGGCAAGGCATCCATCGCGCTGTTCCTCGCCGTGAACCTGGTCGTCTTCTCCGTGGCCAGCGCGTGCGGTGGAAACTGCCCGACCCCATCGACGCCCACACCGACCCCGGCCGCGTTCGGTAGGTGCCCACGCGACGCGGTGAAGATAGGCCTGTGCGTCAACGCGCTGAACCTGGTCAAGGCCGAGCTGGGCGCGCCGCCTACGCTGCCCTGCTGCCCGCTGGTGAAGGGGCTCGTCGACCTGGAGGCGGCCCTGTGCCTCTGCACGGTGCTTAAGGCCAACGTCCTCAACATCGTCAAGCTCAACCTCCCCATCGACCTCAGCGTCATCCTCAACGACTGCGGCAAGAAAGTGCCCACCGGATTCCAGTGCTAA